The proteins below are encoded in one region of Brassica napus cultivar Da-Ae chromosome A6, Da-Ae, whole genome shotgun sequence:
- the LOC125610019 gene encoding uncharacterized protein LOC125610019 has protein sequence MSLEEEEPLDLGNDPSYRVLDENATSLMGRLLNPECQSMSRMIDYMPTAWRVTGRVRGIALSRDRFQFIFQREEDLLTVLNDRPWSYNHWAMALERWTASPPEDFLHYMMLWIRMRNIPAEFFTTKTMLKLASEIGEVEELAYDPKVSHTKEYIRALITFKTDNPLKASRKLTIPGEVITIEFEYEKIHKRCFHCLRMTHEKIRCPLLRRGSNRDSSHSLARVLETNSRGSALVAESTRNHQASKPPNMRAEPLESPPGFPLLFLELSNQDRKMAMLYISHSDDTERLARIERVKQGIAETLENPSVRLPKITQNLDKGKGHVFDFSEPSGKRLQLSGRDHVELPLNMERPLLGGASPRKPEYGKISEETPTLMEEKDSGQTRQRSICSLSKPNSSVFTSDEEEIGLSSTIVRKQNPKNLRTYGGFRIEAAASPMSILSWNCQGAGSTETVQQIREYRRKYFPDFLFLMETKQRFEYVNGLKKSLGYDLVTVEPEGLSGGLAVMWKDSYQVDVISKDKRIIDLKVSIGSTFFFLSCVYGDPVRARRREVWDRLSTLGLRRDEAWLLAGDFNELVSNDEKSGGAVREESSFWDFKNMIQNCKLKDVSYTGISLSWGGWREKVWVQCRLDRSFGNSEWFSLFPRSNMEYLELWASDHRPIRICFALEKDEPSKGRFFFDKRMLSREGFEDLVRRSWEGDGDNQSNTMDRIGRCRRKIMEWRKRANLNSKEKIVQLRASLEKEVVKVYPSYRLMQRLKQELAAALREEELFWRQKCREEWLKGGDKNTRYFHNCVKGRRIQNRVLMLLDDTDQEHFSEGAKGHLAVEYFRDLFSSSNPFDLETLFQGFERRVTTAMNSRLTAPILDGEIRDAAFCVKGSSAPGEDGLTGIFYQKFWHIIGPSISEDIRNFFQTAIIPEGWNHTQLSLLPKYKIISKILCNRLKLILPEIISETQGAFVSGRLISDNIIIAHEMIHGLRTNEAIASDWMAIKTDMSKAYDRVEWNFLEVLMEKMGFDRSWIRWIMACVNSVTFSVLLNGNSHGFIRPERGIRQGDPLSPFLFILCAEALVSKLNQSEAAGFLHGIKLATSCPSVHHLLFADDSLLLCKASETEAKEIMQCIQAYGEASRQLVNFQKSSIIFGAKVTEEAKLRVREITGILSEGGEGSYLGLPECFSGSKKKLLSFIKEKLQGRLKGWFSKALSQGGKEILLKSVGLALPIFAMSCFKLPKDVCAKLTSAMIEFWWSSGNNRKKISWVAWQKLCKDKEAGGLGFKELEKFNQSLLAKQAWRIWDKPESLVARILRHRYFRNSDFLDSGLGSRPSYAWRSILHGRDLLKRGLVRVVGDGNDTMVWTDNWLIAPLPRSPRYRQDAVVDLTLRVGDLLSDDSNVWDIRKLREVIDDEDIPLILQIKTQRGKNDMLRSGFSRNGVYDSKSGYKLLESITELESAQPRPLPPLEKQLWRDLWKSKTSPKLRHFLWRVMSGALAVKQQLSARGIPVNPCCPLCRQGPESICHMLFHCPSAKEVWERSSIPLPPAGFSPTSVFLNLHYLLACSKKSSVDPKLRLAFPWILWHIWKNRNLFCFEQRSNSAEIILSRALEEASVWLQLNAYVPADPPAMELEVEDSNSWKKPPSTTVKCNVGSAWSASNSTSGAAWILRNSEGEAILHSRRSFVGVRSQLEADLIAHVWTSEALSDLKLNRVILETSSSQLPQFLALHAVPRTLHILWKRLRKALDHIKCRHFLVRKECNRVATTIATSALQSQWHQSYISAKGPRWLNACIRREASHAT, from the exons GAAGTTAGCTTCGGAAATAGGAGAGGTTGAAGAGCTAGCGTATGATCCGAAAGTTTCTCATACAAAGGAATACATCAGGGCTCTGATAACATTCAAAACAGATAACCCTTTGAAAGCCTCAAGGAAGTTAACTATTCCGGGAGAAGTGATCACCATTGAGTTTGAATATGAGAAAATTCATAAGAGGTGTTTCCACTGTCTTCGTATGACCCATGAGAAGATCAGATGCCCTCTGCTTAGACGTGGGAGTAACAGAGATAGTTCACATAGTCTGGCTCGTGTATTGGAAACAAACTCAAGAGGCTCAGCTCTTGTGGCTGAATCTACTCGGAACCATCAAGCATCTAAACCACCAAACATGAGAGCTGAACCTTTGGAAAGTCCCCCAGGTTTTCCTCTGTTGTTTCTGGAGTTGTCAAATCAGGACCGGAAAATGGCTATGCTGTATATCTCGCATTCAGATGACACGGAAAGGCTCGCGAGAATTGAAAGAGTTAAGCAAGGAATAGCTGAAACACTGGAGAATCCCTCAGTTAGGCTCCCAAAAATTACTCAGAATTTGGataaagggaaaggccatgtcTTCGACTTCTCGGAACCGTCTGGAAAACGTCTCCAGTTATCTGGTAGAGACCATGTGGAACTGCCGCTGAACATGGAGAG GCCCCTCCTCGGAGGGGCGAGTCCACGGAAACCAGAGTACGGTAAAATCTCAGAGGAGACGCCCACCCTCATGGAAGAGAAAGACTCAGGCCAAACAAGACAAAGGAGCATCTGCTCTCTCAGCAAACCCAACAGCAGTGTATTCACAAGTGATGAAGAGGAAATCGGTTTGTCCTCTACTATCGTCCGAAAACAAAACCCCAAAAACCTCAGAACCTACGGTGGCTTCCGTATTGAAGCCGCTGCTTCCCCAATGAGCATATTGAGCTGGAACTGTCAAGGAGCAGGAAGCACCGAGACAGTTCAACAAATTCGAGAATACCGTCGAAAGTACTTTCCGGATTTTCTTTTTCTGATGGAAACTAAGCAACGTTTTGAATATGTGAATGGTTTGAAGAAAAGTTTGGGCTACGACCTAGTTACGGTGGAACCAGAGGGTTTGAGCGGTGGTTTGGCAGTGATGTGGAAGGATAGCTACCAAGTTGACGTAATTTCTAAGGATAAAAGGATCATTGACCTAAAAGTCTCGATAGGGTCCACGTTCTTCTTCCTTAGTTGTGTATATGGTGATCCTGTTAGAGCAAGAAGAAGGGAGGTGTGGGATCGTCTCTCGACTCTGGGGTTGAGACGCGATGAAGCATGGCTACTAGCCGGGGATTTCAATGAACTAGTCTCTAACGACGAGAAGAGTGGAGGTGCGGTTAGGGAAGAGTCCAGTTTCTGGGATTTTAAAAACATGATACAAAACTGTAAACTCAAAGATGTGAGCTACACTGGAATCAGTCTTTCCTGGGGAGGTTGGAGAGAGAAGGTATGGGTCCAATGTCGCCTTGACAGAAGCTTTGGGAACAGTGAATGGTTCTCATTATTTCCACGTTCGAACATGGAATATCTTGAGCTGTGGGCGTCGGATCATAGGCCAATACGCATCTGTTTTGCTTTGGAAAAAGATGAGCCTAGTAAAGGTAGATTCTTCTTTGACAAGAGAATGCTATCAAGAGAAGGTTTTGAGGATCTAGTCCGACGAAGTTGGGAGGGTGATGGAGACAATCAGAGTAATACTATGGACCGCATTGGTCGTTGCCGTCGAAAGATCATGGAGTGGAGAAAAAGAGCTAATCTAAACTCAAAAGAGAAGATCGTGCAACTAAGAGCCTCTCTAGAGAAGGAGGTTGTCAAGGTCTATCCTTCTTACCGGTTGATGCAAAGACTGAAGCAGGAACTGGCTGCTGCTCTTAGGGAGGAAGAATTATTTTGGAGGCAAAAATGCCGTGAGGAATGGTTGAAAGGTGGGGACAAGAACACGAGATATTTTCATAATTGTGTGAAAGGACGTCGTATTCAGAACCGAGTTTTGATGTTGCTGGACGATACAGATCAAGAGCACTTCTCTGAAGGCGCCAAGGGACACTTAGCCGTGGAATACTTCAGAGATTTGTTCTCTAGTtctaatccctttgatctaGAAACTCTGTTTCAAGGGTTTGAGAGAAGAGTAACGACTGCTATGAACTCTCGACTCACAGCTCCAATTTTGGACGGAGAAATCAGGGATGCGGCTTTCTGCGTAAAAGGTAGCAGTGCTCCTGGTGAGGATGGCTTGACTGggatattttaccaaaaattctGGCATATTATTGGCCCTAGTATCTCGGAGGACATCAGGAACTTTTTCCAGACTGCTATTATACCGGAAGGTTGGAATCATACTCAACTCAGCTTACTTCCCAAG TACAAGATCATCTCCAAAATCCTATGCAACAGACTCAAACTCATTCTTCCTGAGATCATCTCGGAGACTCAAGGGGCGTTTGTTTCTGGCAGGCTCATCTCCGATAACATCATCATCGCCCATGAGATGATTCATGGCCTACGTACTAACGAAGCAATCGCTTCTGATTGGATGGCGATTAAAACAGACATGTCAAAGGCATATGACAGAGTGGAATGGAACTTTCTAGAGGTGTTGATGGAAAAGATGGGTTTCGATCGAAGCTGGATCAGATGGATCATGGCGTGTGTCAACTCAGTAACATTCTCGGTTCTTCTAAATGGCAATTCTCATGGCTTCATCAGACCTGAGCGAGGTATTAGGCAAGGGGATCCATTGTCTCCATTCCTATTTATACTATGTGCGGAAGCACTAGTGAGCAAACTCAATCAATCGGAAGCGGCTGGCTTTTTACATGGAATCAAATTGGCTACTTCATGTCCATCAGTGCATCACTTGTTATTTGCCGATGACAGTTTACTGTTATGTAAGGCTTCAGAAACAGAAGCTAAGGAGATCATGCAGTGCATTCAGGCGTATGGTGAAGCATCGAGACAATTGgtgaattttcaaaaatcttCGATCATTTTTGGTGCGAAGGTTACAGAGGAAGCAAAGTTGAGGGTTCGCGAGATCACAGGCATTCTTTCGGAAGGGGGTGAAGGGTCTTATCTCGGGCTTCCAGAGTGCTTTAGTGGTTCCAAAAAGAAGCTATTGAGCTTCATCAAAGAAAAGCTTCAAGGACGACTTAAAGGTTGGTTCTCTAAAGCGCTTTCCCAAGGTGGTAAGGAGATTCTCCTTAAGTCAGTGGGGCTCGCCTTACCCATCTTTGCAATGTCTTGTTTTAAACTCCCCAAAGATGTATGTGCAAAGCTTACAAGTGCGATGATAGAGTTCTGGTGGAGCAGTGGAAATAACCGGAAGAAAATCTCATGGGTGGCGTGGCAAAAACTATGTAAAGATAAAGAAGCGGGAGGTTTGGGATTTAAAGAGCTGGAAAAATTTAATCAATCCTTGTTGGCCAAGCAAGCGTGGAGAATATGGGACAAGCCGGAATCTCTGGTTGCTCGTATTCTCAGACACCGTTATTTCCGTAATTCTGATTTCCTCGATAGTGGGTTGGGTTCACGGCCGTCGTACGCCTGGAGAAGCATATTGCACGGTAGGGACCTTCTAAAAAGGGGTCTAGTCCGGGTAGTGGGTGACGGTAATGACACCATGGTGTGGACAGATAACTGGCTGATCGCTCCTCTCCCAAGATCTCCACGTTATCGCCAAGATGCAGTGGTAGACTTGACGCTTCGAGTTGGTGACTTATTGTCGGATGATTCCAATGTGTGGGACATAAGGAAACTCCGAGAGGTGATCGATGATGAGGACATCCCACTCATTCTGCAAATCAAAACGCAAAGAGGAAAGAATGACATGCTGAGGTCGGGTTTCTCAAGAAATGGTGTATATGATTCCAAGAGTGGCTATAAGCTACTAGAGAGCATTACTGAACTTGAGTCTGCACAACCGAGGCCTTTGCCTCCTCTGGAGAAACAACTTTGGCGAGACTTGTGGAAATCAAAAACATCCCCTAAGCTAAGACATTTTCTCTGGCGTGTCATGTCAGGAGCTCTGGCAGTAAAACAACAATTAAGCGCACGAGGTATTCCAGTAAATCCTTGCTGTCCTTTATGCCGACAGGGCCCTGAATCGATTTGTCATATGCTCTTCCACTGCCCCTCAGCGAAAGAAGTATGGGAACGATCGTCGATTCCATTACCCCCAGCTGGTTTCTCCCCCACCTCAGTGTTCCTAAACCTTCACTATCTTCTCGCTTGTAGTAAAAAAAGCTCAGTAGATCCAAAGCTGCGTCTTGCCTTTCCTTGGATCCTTTGGCATATCTGGAAGAACCGCAACCTGTTCTGTTTCGAGCAGCGGAGCAATAGTGCAGAAATTATTCTTAGCAGGGCTTTGGAGGAGGCCTCGGTCTGGCTCCAGCTTAATGCATATGTTCCGGCGGACCCTCCTGCAATGGAGCTTGAGGTAGAAGACTCAAATTCATGGAAAAAACCACCGTCCACCACTGTCAAATGCAATGTGGGTTCTGCTTGGTCAGCAAGTAACAGCACAAGTGGGGCAGCATGGATATTAAGGAATTCAGAAGGGGAAGCGATTTTACATAGTAGACGTTCCTTTGTGGGTGTTCGTTCCCAACTGGAAGCAGACCTGATCGCTCATGTATGGACTTCAGAGGCACTTAGTGACTTGAAGTTAAATAGAGTGATTCTGGAGACATCTTCCTCTCAACTTCCACAGTTTCTGGCCTTACACGCGGTACCTCGGACTTTACATATCTTATGGAAGAGGCTTCGGAAAGCATTGGATCATATCAAGTGTCGCCATTTCCTAGTACGAAAGGAATGTAATAGAGTGGCCACGACTATCGCAACAAGTGCCCTACAAAGTCAGTGGCACCAATCCTACATATCGGCGAAGGGGCCAAGATGGTTGAATGCTTGTATCAGAAGGGAAGCATCTCACGCTACCTAG